The nucleotide sequence GGGTGATTCCGGCTTGCGCCAGCAGCGGTTGGACCGCCTGCCAGGTTTGATCGGGAGAAATGGTCCGGTGAGTACCGGCTCGGTGCCCGATCGTGGTGGGGTCGGCGTGCCCGAGGACTCGAACCGGCCAGTGCGACCAATCCGGACCGTTCGGCTTTTGGGGCAACTGCCGCGTACCAAGCCGTGGAGGTTTGGACATTACTTCACGCTACTCAGTTCGAGCCGGCACAGGGGCCATGAAAAGTCGCTGAAAAAGATCCAGCGGGATCTCATCGCGGGGGGGGAGGGGGGCGGCGATGAGACCCCGCTGGCAGTCGGGGATCAGATGAGCGCTGAGCTCTCTCTGTCTGCTGTGCGAAGTGGTGTTCGGCGGGGATCTCAGTACTTGGGGGGGATGGGGGCGAATGAGATCCCCGCCGATGGTCTATTCAGTTACTCGGTGTCGCGGAGCGACACGGTTTTCCCTGTCCAGGGAAGGTTCGGCGGGGATCTCAGAACTTGGGGGGGATGGGGGCGTATGAGATCCCCGCCGATGGTCTATTTAGTTGCTGCCCTTCGGGTGAAGGGGGGGTCGGCGGGGGCCTCAATACTTGGGGGGGGATGGGGGCGAAAGAGGCCCCCGCCGATTGGTCTATTTAGTTGCGGTGCTGGTAGCGGGTTCGTTTTCTTGTTTCGTTCCCGCGCTGAAAACCATTCTGCGGGGGGCGCGACCCCGCCGCTATCCCACAACCAGCTGATTGGAAGGGGAAATTCAGATCCCCCAACCGCCCGATACTTCTTGTCCCCCGATTGGGGGACAAGAAGCGGCTGTCCTAGCGCCTGGCCCCCTCACCACCTGCGGCAAAACGCGTTAGTGTGCAAACCTTTACCCCACCGAGGCGTGAATGTGACTGTCGTTGAGCACTGTTGTCACACGGTGATTTGTGCGTCCGGAGCTCCACGACTGACAGGTGAAAACGGGTGATGACACAGCAGTCAGACGGTGCACCACGGACTTGCCGCGCGGGCGGACCGGCGCTGGCCCTTCGATTCCTGGCGTTGACCGCCGGGGTGTTCGGGGTGTCGGCGGCCGTGGCGGCTCCGATACACGCGGACATGATGGGCAATGCCTTCCTGACGGCCTTGAACAACGCCGGCATCTCCTACAGTCAGCCCGCCGCAGCCATGGCAATGGGCAGGTCGGTGTGCCCGATGGCGGTGGAGCCGAACGGCACGTTCGAGTCCGTGGTGGCCAGGATGGTCGACAAGAACGGGATGCCCCGCGAGACCGCGGCCGCGTTCACCGTGGTCGCGATAGCGACCTATTGCCCGGCGGTGATCTACCCCCTGCTGCCCAACCGGCTGCAGGCCTGACCCACTGGGCCCATCCGGGCTGATTGTGAGCCTGCCCGGCGTGCCCGTAACCTCTAGCGAGTGGTCGACGACAGGCACGGTCGCGGTGGGCAGCGACGACTGCGATCGGCGTCGGGCGACGCAGCACGGCGCGGTCCACGGCGGGATCGTGACGGTTCGTGGTCGGGCCCGGGCCGAGCGCGTCCGGCTCAGCCGCAAAACGCGTCCGGTGACGGGACCCGCGCGCGGCCGGAAGGTCCGGCGGTGCCGCCCGGCGTGGACGCCAAGCAACTGGCACCCGAGATCCGGCGTGAATTGAGCACCCTGGACCGGGCGACCGCCGACGCCGTCGCCCGCCACCTGGTGGCAGCCGGTGAGCTGCTCGATGAGGACCCGCAGGCCGCGTTGGCGCACGCGCGCGCGGCTCGGGCGCGCTCCAGCAGGATCGCCGTGGTTCGTGAAGCCGTTGGCATCGCGGCCTATCACTGCGGTGATTGGGGTCAGGCCCTGGCCGAGTTGCGAGCGGCGCGCAGGATGGGCAGCAAGTCCGCGTTGCTAGCGCTGATGGCTGACTGTGAGCGTGGCCTCGGGCGCCCGCAGCGGGCCATCGACCTGGCCCGCGGTCCCGAAGCGACGCAGCTCAGCGGTGACGACGCCGACGAGTTGCGGATTGTCGCCGCGGGGGCCCGGGCAGATCTGGGACAGCTGGAGCAGGCGCTGACCCTGTTGTCCACACCGCAGCTGGATCCGGACCGGACCGGCTCGACCGCGGCTCGGCTTTTCTACGCCTACGCCGACACGTTGCTGGCGCTCGGCCGTCGCGACGAGGCGCTGCATTGGTTTCTGCGTTCGGCGGCCGCCGATAGCGAAGGCGTCACCGACGCCGAGGACCGAGTCGACGAACTGGCCGAGTAGCGGTGAAAAACATTGCGCAGGAATATGACTGCCTGCTGATCGACCTGGACGGGACGGTGTTCCGCGGCAGCCAGCCCACCGAAGGCGCGGTCGAGTCGCTGGATGAGGTCACGGCGCGCAAGCTGTTTGTCACCAACAATGCGTCGCGCAGCGCCGGCGAGGTCGCGGTGCACTTGCGCGAGCTCGGCTTCACGGCCACCAGCGAAGACGTTGTCACCAGCGCTCAGAGTGCCGCTCATCTGCTGGCCGCCGCCCTGCCGCCGGGTTCGAAGGTACTGATCGTGGGCACCGACGCGCTGGCCGACGAAATCAGCGCGGCCGGTCTGCGTCCGGTGCGCCGTTTCGAGGACCAACCCGATGCCGTCGTCCAGGGGCTTTCCCTGACCATCGGGTGGCCCGAGCTTGCCGAGGCGGCGCTGGCCATCCGGGCCGGCGCGTTGTGGGTGGCCGCCAATGTCGACAAAACGCTGCCCACCGAGCGCGGTCTGCTGCCGGGCAACGGATCGTTGGTGGCCGCGCTGCGAACCGCCACCGGCGCGCAGCCCCAGGTGGCGGGCAAGCCCGGGCCACAACTGATGAAAGACGCCGTGGGGCGTGGCGACTTCCGTGCCCCGCTGGTGATCGGCGACCGGCTGGACACCGATATCGAGGGGGCCAACGCCGCCGGGTTGCCCAGTCTCATGGTTCTCACCGGGGTCAGCAGCGCACGGGATGCGGTGCATGCCGATCCCGTTTGCCGGCCCACATATATCGGCCATGACCTGCGCTCGCTGCGCCAGGACTGCGCCGCGTTGGTGGTAGCACCGCAGGCCGGCTGGCGAGTGCAGATCGACGGCGCGGCGGTGACGGTCTGTGCCAACGGCGAGCAGGCGGGCGACGATCTGTCGATCGTGCGTGCCGTCGCGTGCGCGGTGTGGGATGCCCAGTTCGACGGCCGGCCGTTCACCGTGAACGGCGGTGACGACCACGCGTGGGAGGCCCTGCACCGCTGGTCCCTGGTGCACAGCGAGTAGCGGCCAACTAGCGTAGGGAGTCCGATGACTATTGATCCTGACCAAATTCGCACAGAAATCGAATCGCTACTCGCTCAATTGCCCGAGGTCGCGGATGGTGCAAACGGGCCGTCTCTGGCTGAGCTGGAAGACATTGCCCGTCGCCTTTCGGAGGCACACGACGTGTTGTTGCAGGCCTTGGAGTCGGCGGAGAAAGGTTGAGTGCGGCGTGGCACGGCGTACCCGCGTTGACGCCGAGCTGGTGCGCAGGGGACTCGCACGTTCCCGCCAGCAGGCCGCGGAATTGATCAGCGCCGGCAAAGTGCGCATCGATGGCCTGCCGGCGGTGAAGCCGGCCACCGCGGTGGCGGCTACGGCCGCGCTGACGGTCGCTGCCGACAGCGAACGCGGCTGGGTATCACGCGGAGCCCACAAGCTGATCGGTGCCTTGGACGTTTTCGGCATTGATGTGCACGGCCGTCGCTGTCTTGATGCGGGCGCGTCGACCGGGGGGTTCACCGAGGTGCTGTTGGACCGCGGCGCGGCCGAGGTGGTCGCCGCCGACGTCGGGTACGGCCAGCTTGCGTGGTCGCTGCGCAGTGATCCGCGGGTGATTGTCATCGAGCGGACCAACGTTCGCGACCTCTCCCCGGCGGCCATAGGCGGGCAGGTCGACCTGGTGGTGGCCGATTTGTCGTTCATCTCGCTGACCACGGTGTTGCCCGCGCTGGCTGCGTGTGCTTTGCCGCACGCCGATATCGTTCCGATGGTGAAGCCACAGTTTGAGGTCGGCAAGGGCCAGGTCGGTGCTGGCGGAGTGGTGCAAGATCCCGGCCTGCGCGCCGGGTCGGTGCTGTCGGTCGCGCGGCGCGCCGGGGAGCTAGGCTGGCACACCGTCGGTGTCACGGCAAGCCCCCTGCCCGGTCCATCGGGAAACGTCGAATACTTCCTGTGGCTGCGCGCCCAGACCGATCGGCCGTTGTCCGATGACGCGCTTTCGGATGCGATCCAAACTGCCGTGGCCGAAGGTCCGGGCCGACAACCGGCCGGGCACGCGGAACGAGGCCCGCAGTGACCGCCACCCGTACCGTCCTGCTGGTGGTCCACACCGGGCGCGACGAAGCCACTGAAACCGCACGACGGGTTGAGAAGGTCCTGGGTGACAACGGTATTGCCCTTCGGGTGCTCTCGGCGGAGGCGGTAGACCGGGGGTCGCTGCATCTGGCGCCCGACGACATGCGGGCCTTGGGCGTCGATATCGAAGTGGTTGACGCGGATCCGCGCGCCGCCGACGGCTGCGAGTTGGTCTTGGTGCTCGGCGGCGATGGCACCTTCCTGCGGGCCGCTGAGCTGGCCCGCAACGCGCAGATTCCGGTGCTCGGCGTCAACCTGGGGCGGATCGGCTTCCTGGCCGAAGCCGAGGCTGAGGCCATCGACCGGGTGCTCGACCACGTGGTGGCGCGCGACTACCGGGTAGAGGAACGCCTGACGCTGGACGTCGTCGTGCGCAAGGCCGGCTGCGACCTCGAAAAGGGATGGGCGCTCAACGAGGTCAGCCTGGAAAAGGGACCCCGGCTGGGGGTGCTGGGGGTGGTCGTCGAAATAGACGGGCGACCCGTGTCGGCGTTCGGATGTGACGGGGTGTTGGTGTCGACTCCTACCGGATCCACCGCCTATGCCTTCTCGGCGGGTGGTCCGGTGCTCTGGCCGGATCTGGAAGCGATTCTGGTGGTGCCCAACAATGCCCACGCCCTGTTCGGGAGGCCGATGGTGACCAGCCCCGAGGCCACGATCGCCGTCGAGATCGAGCCGGACGGGCACGATGCCATGGTGTTCTGCGACGGTCGCCGCGAGATGTTGATGCCGGCCGGCAGCCGGCTGGAGGTGACCCGTTGTGACACCCCGGTGAAGTGGGCCCGCCTGGACAGCGCGCCGTTCACCGATCGCCTGGTCCACAAGTTCCGCCTGCCGGTGACCGGCTGGCGCGGGAAGTAGCGGCTCGCACCTGTGCTGACCGAGATACGAATTGAATCGCTTGGCGCCATCAGCGCCGCGACCGCGGAGTTCGATCGTGGCCTGACCGTGCTGACCGGCGAGACGGGCACCGGCAAGACGATGGTGGTCACCGGACTGCACCTGCTCGGTGGTGCCCGCGCCGACGCCAACCGGGTTCGTTCGGGTGCTGACCGCGCGATCGTCGAGGGCCGTTTCACCACCGTCGATCTCGACCAGAGCGCGACCGCACACCTGGATCACATGCTCGACGCGTCGGGGGCAGATCGTGACGAGGACGGCAGTGTGATCGCGCTGCGGTCGGTCAGCAGCTCCGGTCCGTCGCGGGCGTATCTGGGCGGGCGCAGTGTGCCGGCCAAGTCGTTGAGCAATTTCACCAACGAACTCCTCGCCCTGCATGGGCAGAACGACCAGCTGCGGCTGATGAGGCCCGAGGAACAGCGCGGGGCGTTGGACCGCTTTGCGACCAGCGCCAGCGCACTACAGCGCTACCGCAAGCTGCGTGACACCTGGCTGTCGGCACGACGTGATCTGCTGGACCGCCGCAACCGGGCTCGAGAGCTGGCCCAGGAGGCGGATCGGCTGCAGTTTGCGCTCAACGAGATCGACGCCGTCGACCCGCAGCCCGGGGAGGACGACGCGTTGGTGGCCGACATCGCGCGGCTCTCCGAGCTGGACACGCTGCGCGAGGCCGCGTCGGCGGCGCGCGCCGCGTTGTCGGGCGCATCGGAAGAAGCATTCGGGACCGGTGCCGCCGAGTGTCTGGGCCGGGCCCGAGCGGCCCTGGAATCCAGCGACGACGCCACCCTGCAGGCCCTGGCCAAGCAGGTCAGCGACGCGCTGGCGGTGGTCTCCGATGCGGCCGGGGAACTCGGCTCCTATGTGGATGCCCTGCCGGCCGACGCCAGCGCTTTGGACACCAAGCTGGCTCGCCAAGCGCAATTGCGCACGCTGACCCGCAAGTATGCCGCCGACATCGACGGGGTCTTGGCGTGGGCCCAGGACTCACGTGCCCGGCTGGCCGCACTCGACGTGTCCGAGGAAGGTCTGGCAGCGCTGCAACGCCGTGCCGGCGAGCTGGAGCATGAAGTCGCGCAGGCGGCGGCCGAGCTCAGCAGGACGCGGGCCAAGGCGGCCAAGCGGCTGGCCAAGGAGGTCACCGCCGAGTTGTCCGCTTTGGCGATGGCCGATGCCGAATTCACCATCGCCGTCGGCGTCGAGGTGGCTGACGAGGACGATGCCGCCGCGTTGACCTTGCCGACCGGCGAGCGGGTCCGCGCCGGTGGTGACGGTGTCGACCTGGTTGAATTCGGCTTCGCGGCGCACCGTGGAATGACGGTGCTGCCGCTGGCCAAGAGCGCGTCCGGCGGCGAGCTGTCCCGGGTGATGCTGGCGCTCGAGGTCGTGCTGGCGGCATCGGCGGCCGGCACCACGATGGTTTTCGACGAGGTCGACGCCGGCGTGGGAGGCTGGGCGGCAGTCCAGATCGGGCGCCGCCTGGCGCGGCTGGCGCGCACTCATCAGGTCATCGTCGTCACGCACCTGCCGCAGGTCGCCGCGTACGCCGACGTGCATCTGATGGTGCACAGCACCAAGGGCGGTGCCAGCGAGGTGCGGCGGCTCTCCGACGATGAGCGCGTCGGCGAGCTGGCCCGGATGCTGGCCGGGCTCGGGGAGTCCGACAGCGGTCGTGCGCATGCCCGTGAGCTGCTCGATACCGCGCGGAACGACAAGGATTAGCCAGCGATTAGTCAGCGCGCGTCGCTGTCTTGTTGAAGTACGGCAACAAATCGGCGAACAACCCCGCAATGGGGTTGTGACAGGTGTGACGACATATAACTTATGGGGCTGATGTTACGGCGCGCCTCCCCGCCTAGGCCGCGCTTCACCGACAGAATCCCCCCCATGAAGATGTCTGCGCTTCTGTCCCGTAACACCGCTCGGCCCGGCTTGATCGGCACCGCCCGGGTTGATCGGAATATCGACCGACTGCTGCGCAGGGTGTGTCCCGGCGACATCGCGGTCCTCGATGTGCTGGACCTGGACCGCATTACCGCAGACGCGCTGGTGGAATCCGGTGTCGCCGCCGTCGTCAACGCTTCGTCGTCGGTCTCGGGTCGCTATCCCAACCTGGGCCCCGAGGTGTTGGTCAACAACGGCGTCACCCTCATCGACGAGACCGGGCTGGAGATCTTCAAGAAGGTCAAGGACGGGTCCAAGGTGCGCCTCTACGAGGGCGGGGTGTACTCGGGTGACCGGCGGCTGATCCGCGGCACCGAGCGCACCGATCATGACATCGCCGATCTGATGCGGGAGGCCAAGAGCGGACTGGCTGCCCACCTGGAGGCGTTCGCCGGCAACACAATTGAGTTCATCCGCAGCGAAAGCCCTTTGTTGATCGACGGAATCGGCATTCCCGATATCGACGTCGACATGCGCCGCCGGCACGTGGTGATCGTCGCCGAAGAGCCGAGCGCCGCCGATGATCTGAAGTCTTTGAAGCCGTTCATCAAGGAGTACCAGCCTGTTCTGGTCGGTGTCGGCACCGGCGCTGACGTGTTGCGCAAGGCGGGCTACCGGCCGCAGCTCATCGTCGGCGACCCCGACCAGATCAGCACCGAGGTGCTCAAGTGCGGTGCCCAGGTGGTGTTGCCCGCCGATGCGGACGGCCACGCCCCGGGGCTCGAGCGGATCCAGGATCTCGGGGTCGGTGCGATGACATTTCCCGCCGCCGGCTCGGCCACCGATCTGGCGCTGCTGCTAGCCGATCACCACGGCGCGGCGCTGCTGGTCACCGCCGGTCACAACGCCAACATCGAGACGTTCTTCGACCGCACCCGGGTGCAGAGCAACCCGTCGACCTTCCTGACCCGGCTGCGGGTGGGGGAGAAGCTGGTTGACGCCAAAGCCGTCGCAACGCTGTACCGCAACCACATTTCGGCCGGGGCGATTGCGTTGTTGGCCCTGACGATGCTGATCGCCATCATCGTTGTCTTGTGGGTGTCACGCACCGATGGGGTGGTGGTGCACTGGATCGTCGACTACTGGAACCGCTTCTCCCTTTGGGTGCAGCACCTGGTCACCTAACTTTTCGAGGACGGTGCTTCTATGATCTCGTTACGCCAACACGCGATCTCGCTGGCGGCTGTCTTTCTGGCACTGGCGATCGGCGTGGTGCTGGGTTCGGGCTTCTTCTCGGACACCTTGCTGTCGAGTCTGCGTAACGAGAAGCGCGATCTCTATACGCAGATCGGCACTCTCAATGATCAGCGCAACGCTCTCAACGAGAAACTTAGCGCAGCAAACGATTTCGATAATCAGATGCTGGGCCGCATCGTCCATGACGCTCTCGCCGGGAAATCGGTGATCATCTTCCGGACTCCGGATGCCAGTGACGACGACGTCGCCGCGGTGACAAAGATCGTCGCGCAGGCCGGGGGCTCGGTGCCCGGAACCGTGTCGCTGACCCAGGAGTTCGTGGAAGCCAACTCCGCGGAGAAGCTGCGTTCGGTGGTGGACTCGACCGTCCTGCCGCCCGGCGCGCAACTGAGCACCAAGCTCGTCGACCAGGGATCGCAGGCCGGGGACTTGCTCGGGATCGCCCTGCTGACCAGTGCCAAACCGGACCCGGCGGCGGGCCCGGGCGTGGATGACGCACAGCGCGACACCGTGCTGGGTGCCCTGCGGGAAACCGGGTTCATCACCTATCAGCCCAGCGATCACATCGGCGCAGCAAACGCCGCCATCGTCATCACCGGCGGCGCGCTGCCCGCCGATGCCGGCAACCAGGGTGCCAGCGTGGCGCGATTCGCCGCGGCGCTGGCGCCGCACGGGTCCGGCACCGTGCTGGCCGGTCGGGACGGTTCCTCGACCGGCGCCGCGGCCGTCGCGGTGGCCCGGGCCGATGCCGGGATGGCGGCCACCATCAGCACGGTCGACGATGTTGACGTTGCCCCCGGGCGGATCACCACGATCCTTGCCCTGCACGATCTCATCAACGGCGGTCATCCGGGGCAGTACGGCACCGGCCACGGTGCGACGTCGGTCACGGTCGCTCAGTAACTCCACTCGGGCGTGTTATCCGCGGGCTAGCGCTGCGGATGTTAGGGTGGGTTTCCGTGGGTCGGCAGGCCTAGCTGGTTGCGGCTAGGAATGTCCGAAGAATTCAAACCCTGCCCGTCTTCACGGAGGTCGCTCACTTGCGTAGGCATCCGCAAACCGCTACTAAGCACCTCTTCGTCAGCGGTGGTGTCGCTTCTTCACTCGGCAAAGGACTGACGGCAAGCAGCCTCGGTCAATTGTTGACCGCCCGCGGTCTGCGGGTGACCATGCAGAAGCTCGACCCGTATCTCA is from Mycobacterium marinum and encodes:
- a CDS encoding DUF732 domain-containing protein; this translates as MTQQSDGAPRTCRAGGPALALRFLALTAGVFGVSAAVAAPIHADMMGNAFLTALNNAGISYSQPAAAMAMGRSVCPMAVEPNGTFESVVARMVDKNGMPRETAAAFTVVAIATYCPAVIYPLLPNRLQA
- a CDS encoding tetratricopeptide repeat protein is translated as MVDDRHGRGGQRRLRSASGDAARRGPRRDRDGSWSGPGRARPAQPQNASGDGTRARPEGPAVPPGVDAKQLAPEIRRELSTLDRATADAVARHLVAAGELLDEDPQAALAHARAARARSSRIAVVREAVGIAAYHCGDWGQALAELRAARRMGSKSALLALMADCERGLGRPQRAIDLARGPEATQLSGDDADELRIVAAGARADLGQLEQALTLLSTPQLDPDRTGSTAARLFYAYADTLLALGRRDEALHWFLRSAAADSEGVTDAEDRVDELAE
- a CDS encoding HAD-IIA family hydrolase is translated as MKNIAQEYDCLLIDLDGTVFRGSQPTEGAVESLDEVTARKLFVTNNASRSAGEVAVHLRELGFTATSEDVVTSAQSAAHLLAAALPPGSKVLIVGTDALADEISAAGLRPVRRFEDQPDAVVQGLSLTIGWPELAEAALAIRAGALWVAANVDKTLPTERGLLPGNGSLVAALRTATGAQPQVAGKPGPQLMKDAVGRGDFRAPLVIGDRLDTDIEGANAAGLPSLMVLTGVSSARDAVHADPVCRPTYIGHDLRSLRQDCAALVVAPQAGWRVQIDGAAVTVCANGEQAGDDLSIVRAVACAVWDAQFDGRPFTVNGGDDHAWEALHRWSLVHSE
- a CDS encoding TlyA family RNA methyltransferase → MARRTRVDAELVRRGLARSRQQAAELISAGKVRIDGLPAVKPATAVAATAALTVAADSERGWVSRGAHKLIGALDVFGIDVHGRRCLDAGASTGGFTEVLLDRGAAEVVAADVGYGQLAWSLRSDPRVIVIERTNVRDLSPAAIGGQVDLVVADLSFISLTTVLPALAACALPHADIVPMVKPQFEVGKGQVGAGGVVQDPGLRAGSVLSVARRAGELGWHTVGVTASPLPGPSGNVEYFLWLRAQTDRPLSDDALSDAIQTAVAEGPGRQPAGHAERGPQ
- a CDS encoding NAD kinase, with protein sequence MTATRTVLLVVHTGRDEATETARRVEKVLGDNGIALRVLSAEAVDRGSLHLAPDDMRALGVDIEVVDADPRAADGCELVLVLGGDGTFLRAAELARNAQIPVLGVNLGRIGFLAEAEAEAIDRVLDHVVARDYRVEERLTLDVVVRKAGCDLEKGWALNEVSLEKGPRLGVLGVVVEIDGRPVSAFGCDGVLVSTPTGSTAYAFSAGGPVLWPDLEAILVVPNNAHALFGRPMVTSPEATIAVEIEPDGHDAMVFCDGRREMLMPAGSRLEVTRCDTPVKWARLDSAPFTDRLVHKFRLPVTGWRGK
- the recN gene encoding DNA repair protein RecN; the encoded protein is MLTEIRIESLGAISAATAEFDRGLTVLTGETGTGKTMVVTGLHLLGGARADANRVRSGADRAIVEGRFTTVDLDQSATAHLDHMLDASGADRDEDGSVIALRSVSSSGPSRAYLGGRSVPAKSLSNFTNELLALHGQNDQLRLMRPEEQRGALDRFATSASALQRYRKLRDTWLSARRDLLDRRNRARELAQEADRLQFALNEIDAVDPQPGEDDALVADIARLSELDTLREAASAARAALSGASEEAFGTGAAECLGRARAALESSDDATLQALAKQVSDALAVVSDAAGELGSYVDALPADASALDTKLARQAQLRTLTRKYAADIDGVLAWAQDSRARLAALDVSEEGLAALQRRAGELEHEVAQAAAELSRTRAKAAKRLAKEVTAELSALAMADAEFTIAVGVEVADEDDAAALTLPTGERVRAGGDGVDLVEFGFAAHRGMTVLPLAKSASGGELSRVMLALEVVLAASAAGTTMVFDEVDAGVGGWAAVQIGRRLARLARTHQVIVVTHLPQVAAYADVHLMVHSTKGGASEVRRLSDDERVGELARMLAGLGESDSGRAHARELLDTARNDKD
- the steA gene encoding putative cytokinetic ring protein SteA — its product is MKMSALLSRNTARPGLIGTARVDRNIDRLLRRVCPGDIAVLDVLDLDRITADALVESGVAAVVNASSSVSGRYPNLGPEVLVNNGVTLIDETGLEIFKKVKDGSKVRLYEGGVYSGDRRLIRGTERTDHDIADLMREAKSGLAAHLEAFAGNTIEFIRSESPLLIDGIGIPDIDVDMRRRHVVIVAEEPSAADDLKSLKPFIKEYQPVLVGVGTGADVLRKAGYRPQLIVGDPDQISTEVLKCGAQVVLPADADGHAPGLERIQDLGVGAMTFPAAGSATDLALLLADHHGAALLVTAGHNANIETFFDRTRVQSNPSTFLTRLRVGEKLVDAKAVATLYRNHISAGAIALLALTMLIAIIVVLWVSRTDGVVVHWIVDYWNRFSLWVQHLVT
- a CDS encoding copper transporter, whose protein sequence is MISLRQHAISLAAVFLALAIGVVLGSGFFSDTLLSSLRNEKRDLYTQIGTLNDQRNALNEKLSAANDFDNQMLGRIVHDALAGKSVIIFRTPDASDDDVAAVTKIVAQAGGSVPGTVSLTQEFVEANSAEKLRSVVDSTVLPPGAQLSTKLVDQGSQAGDLLGIALLTSAKPDPAAGPGVDDAQRDTVLGALRETGFITYQPSDHIGAANAAIVITGGALPADAGNQGASVARFAAALAPHGSGTVLAGRDGSSTGAAAVAVARADAGMAATISTVDDVDVAPGRITTILALHDLINGGHPGQYGTGHGATSVTVAQ